TCTCCAGGACGGCATCGTCGAGGTGGCCGATGCCGCCGCAGACGTAGGGCCTCACATTGAACGTCGGCCACTGCACCGTGCTGACTCCTCTGTGTCGCGATTGACCAAAGGGTATCCTTTCGCCCGGCTCAGAAATCGGAGGACGGCGTGGCGAGCGAGCAACTCGAGAGCACACGGTTGGCGTTGCGGGAGGCTGTGGCCGAGGCGGAACGGGCCGCCGAACTGGCCAGACTGCTCGACGCGGCACAGGCGAAGATCACCGAAGCGGAGCGCGCCACGGCCGAACTGCGTGGAGTCCAGGAACGGCTGAGCGAGACCGAGGAACGGCTCGAAGCGGCACAGGCGGCCGAAGAGCGACTCCGCAGGGACCTGGCCGAGCAGCGCTACCAGGCCGAGGTGGCGAAGTGGAAGCTGTCGTCGGTGCAGGTGGCGCGGTGGTCCCGGCTGGGCGACGCGATCAAGACGGGTAAGAGCAATCCCGTGCGGCTGGCGCGTGGCCTCCGCGGAGCCGCCAGGCCCGCCAAGCGACCGGCCGCCCCCAAGCGCCAGCCCGTCCCGGTCAAGAGCACCTCCAGGGCGGTCCCGGGTGCGTCCTTCCAGGCCACCACGTCCACCAGGACCGTTGGCGGGACGTCGGTCAAGCTCAAGCCGTTCCGCGTCCCGACCGGCCCGAACACCCGCCCGCACCTGACGGTGGCCGTCGTCGCGGAGCCGCACGCCGAGGCGCTGCTGCGCTACGAGTGGCGGCAGACCACCGGCTTCACGCCCAGGGACTTCGCCCGGGTGCTGTCCGCCGAGGTCCCGCACCTGCTGCTGGTCGAGTCGGTGACCCACGGGCCCTGGGCCGAGGAGTTGCGCGAGCCGGGCGAGGGCCTGACCGCGCTGCTGTCGTGGTGCGCGGAGCGGGGCATCCGCACGGTCTTCTGGCACACCCGGGGTGAGGTCGGCGACTTCGCCGCCGCCGCCGGGTTGTTCGAGCACATCGTCACCGCACTGCCCAGGTCCGTGGCGGCGTGGGGCGCCGCGCTGGCGTCCCGGGAGCCGGATTCCGGCCGCCGCTCGCCCTCGCTGGGGCTCCTGCCCTTCGCCGTCCAGCCCCGCGTGCACAATCCGCTGCCGCTGGCCGGGGACCGGTTCGACCGGGTGCTCACCCTGGAGGAGCTGCTCCCGGGCCACCTGTCGTATCCGGACGTGCTCACCTCCTACCGCTGGCCCAGGGCCGTCTACTGCCCGCCGGGCACGGAGGTCTGGCGGATGGCCGAGCTGGCCGCCTGCGGCACGCCGATCGCGGCGTCTCCGGCGGGCCCCGCACCGGACGCCGGGACCGTCCCGCCCGGTGTCCAGGACGGCGCCGACGCCCGCCGGGCCCATGCGGCGCTCCGCCGGGCCTATGCCTCCGGCACGATGACGGAGAAGGTGGACGACCTGCTCGACGCGGTCGGGCTGCCCAGCGCCCGTGCCACCCTGACCGTCTCGGTGATCATGATCGATCGAGGCGATCTCGACCACACCCTCGCCCAGGTCGCGCCGCAGAAGGGCGTCGTCCAGCTGGTGCTGCTGTCGGACGCGCACGACGCCGCGGGGCGGGCCCGCGCCGCGATGCCGGACAGGGTGGACGTCGTGGTCCGTCCCACCGACCCGGGGCTCACCACCGGCGGCATGCTCAACCGTGCCCTCGACCTGTGCCAGGGCGATCTGGTGGCGGTCATGGACGCCAGGGACATGTACGGCGAGCACTATCTGACCGATCTCGCCCGCGCCTTCCTGTTCACCACCGCCGACATCGTCGGTAAGGCGGCCTTCTACGCCCACCTGCGCGACGTCGCCGCCACGGTGCTGCGCCAGCCGGACGCCGAATACTCCTATCTCCCCGAGATCACCGGCGCCACCTTGCTGGCCCGCCGTGCCGTCCTGCGCGGCATCGGCTTCGCCGACGTCTCGGAGGGGTGGGACGAGGTGCTGATGCGCCAGTGCCGCACGGACGGGATCAAGGTCTTCTCCGCCGACCGCTTCGGCTACGTCTGCCTGCGCGATCGCGACCGCTGGCTCCTCGGCTCGGCCCAGCTCGTCGACTACGGCCCGGCCGCTCCGCACGCCCTGGCCTGAGGGCCGACCGGCGAGGTGGCGGACGCGCCGGGACGGGCACGTGCGGCCTCGATCATCTGGCTCCGCGCGTGGTCCGGGCTAGGCTGCCAGGCGTGACGCCCGGTCAGCTCGGCGAGGTCCTCGGCCTGCCGCCGATCCCGCAGGGGACGTGGGCCGAGGAGGCCGTCTACGTCTCGCCTGCCGCGTTGCGCCGGCGCCGGGCACCCGGGGAGCTGGCGGCGCGGCTGCGTGAGCTGCCGGGGATCGCGGGCGTCCGGGTGCGGGACGACGGTTTCCTGGAGATCGTGGTGGCCGTGCCGGGGGAGCTCGTCGCGGAGATCGGCCCGGTCGCCTCGCCGTCCCGCGGGGTGTCGCCGTGGGCCGACTCTCCCAGGACCTGGAGCAATCCCGGATTCGTCGTGCGATACGCGCATGTGCGGGCGGTCGCCGTACAGCGCTGGGCGGCGGAGCTGGGGGTCGGCGGGGAGTTCCGGCCCGAGCTGCTCACCGGCCACCTGGACCGGGCGGTCCTGAGGTCGCTGGCCGAGGTGCACGGCAGGCGGGTGAGCCGGGATCCGGGGTGGGCGGCCTATGCCGGGCAGCTCGCCCTGGCCTATCACGACGCGTTCGAGCGGGCCCCCGCGCTGCCCGTGGGGGATGAGGAGCCGTCCGCCCTCCACCTGGCGCGGGTACGGCTGGCCGGGGCGGTGCGGGACGTTCTGGCCGAGGGGCTGGCGGCGCTGGGCGAGGCGGCGCCCGACGTCCTGTGACCGATCCCCCGGCGGGGGCCGGGGGCGGCCGCGCGTCAGGTGTCTTGTCGGGCGGATCGCCACAAAACGTAAAAATATGGCGCTGAAGTTATTAATGACATGAAAAGTTTCTGTATTTCCGGTTGATCGTGTCTCGCCAATTGGGCACTCGTCCCACGGGGATCACCGCTTCCGATAGCCTCGATCGGGTGAGTCGATTCGCCCACCCCGCCGGTGACCGGCACGCCGAAGTGCGGCCAGAGGAGCGCCCTCCGCACGCACCTGCCGACCTGAACACACTCGACCCGACGATCTGGCCTCGGACGTCGGGCCGTGCCGGAGGCTCGATCACGGTCGGCGGCGCCGACGTCAGGGATCTGGTCGAAGAGCACGGCACGCCGCTCTACGTGGTGGACGAGGAAGACTTCCGCTCCCGGTGCCGCGACTACCGGGACGCGTTCGCCGGCGGTGAGGTCCACTACGCCGGTAAGGCGTTCCTCTGCCGTGAGGTGGCCCGCTGGATCATGCAGGAGGGTCTCGGCCTCGACGTGTGCAGCGCGGGCGAGCTCGCCGTCGCGCTGAGCGTCGGGTTCCCGCCCGAGCGGATCACGATGCACGGCAACAACAAGTCGCTCGCCGAGCTGGAGAGGGCGATCGAGGTCGGGGTCGGGCACATCGTGGCCGACTCGTTCGAGGAGATCGCCCGGCTGGGGTTCCTGGCGGCCAAGCACGGAAAGCGGCCCCGGATCATGATCCGGGTGACCGTGGGCGTGGAGGCGCACACCCACGAGTTCATCGCCACCGCCCACGACGACCAGAAGTTCGGCTTCTCGCTGAGCGCCGGCGCCGCGGCCGAGGCGGCCCGGCGCATCCTCGCACTGCCCCAGCTCGAACTCGTCGGCCTGCACTCCCACATCGGCTCCCAGATCACCGACACCGCCGGTTTCGAGGTGGCCGCCCGCCGCCTGGCCACGCTGCTGGTGCAGATCAAGGAGGAGCACGGCGTCGTCCTGCCGGAGCTCGACCTCGGCGGCGGCTACGGCATCCCCTACGTCGAGGGCGACACCGCGCCCGACGTGAAGGAGATCGCGGACGGGCTGCGGGAGATCGTCGCCAAGGTGGCCGAGGCCGCGGGCCTGCCGGTGCCCAAGCTCACCGTCGAGCCGGGCCGGGCCATCGCCGGGCTCGCGGGTGTGACGCTCTACGAGATCGGCACGATCAAGGACGTCGAGGGGCTGCGGACCTACGTCGGCGTCGACGGCGGCATGAGCGACAACATCCGCACCGCGCTCTACGGCGCCGAGTACACCGCGCGCCTGGCCTCGCGGGAGAGTTCCGCCGAGCCCATGCTCTCGCGCCTGGTGGGCAAGCACTGCGAGAGCGGCGACATGGTGGTCCGCGACCTGTGGCTGCCGCGGGACCTGGCCACCGGTGACCTGATCGCCGTCGCGGGGACCGGCGCCTACTGCCGCTCGCTCGCCAACAACTACAACTACCTTCCCAAGCCCGCCGTGGTCGCGGTCAAGGACGGGGTGTCCCGCGTGATCGTCCGCAGGGAGACCGAGGACGATCTGCTGAGAGGACAACTGTGAAACGACCCGAAATCGCAGGCCGCCGGGCGGGCGGAGCGGACGAGAAGGAGAGTGCGACCGGATGGCACTGAAAGTCGCTCTCCTCGGGTGCGGTGTCGTCGGTTCCCAGGTGATCCGGCTGATGCGCGAGCAGGCCGACGACCTCGCCGCGAGGGTCGGGGCCCCGCTGGAGCTCGCCGGCGTCGCCGTGCGGAGGCTGGGCCGTAAACGGGACACCGACGTGGACCCGGCCCTGCTCACCACCGACGCCGAGGCCCTGGTCACCCGTGACGACGTGGACATCGTCGTCGAGGTGATCGGCGGCATCGAGCCCGCCAGGTCGCTCATCCTGGCCGCGATGAACAGCGGCAAGTCGGTCGTCACGGCAAACAAGGCGCTGCTCGCCGAGGACGGCGCGACCGTCCACGGCGCGGCCAGGTCCAACAACGCGGACCTGTACTTCGAGGCGGCCGTCGCGGGCGCGATCCCGCTGATCCGGCCGCTGCGCGAGTCCCTGGCCGGCGACGACGTGCATCGCGTGCTCGGCATCGTCAACGGCACCACCAACTACATCCTCGACAAGATGGACGGAAGCGGCGCGTCCTTCTCCGACGCGCTGGAGGAGGCCCAGGCCCTGGGATACGCCGAGGCCGACCCCACGGCCGACGTGGAGGGCTTCGACGCCGCGGCCAAGGCCGCGATCCTCGCCGGGATCGCCTTCCACAGCCGCGTGACGGCCGCCGACGTGCACCGTGAGGGCATCACCGAGATCACCGCGACCGACGTGGCCAGCGCCAAGGCGATGGGATACGTCATCAAGCTGCTGGCGATCTGTGCCCGCTCCGACGACGGACGCTCCTTCGGCGTCCGGGTGCACCCGGCCATGATCCCCAGGACGCACCCGCTGGCGGGGGTCCGCGAGGCGTACAACGCGGTCTTCGTCGAGGCCCGGTCCGCCGGGCAGCTGATGTTCTACGGCGCGGGCGCGGGCGGCGCCCCGACGGCGAGCGCGGTGCTGGGCGACATCGTGGCGGTGGCCCGCAACCTGCTGGCCGGCACGCGGGGCCCCGAGGAGTCGACCTACGCCGACCTGGCCGTGCACCCGATGGGTGAGACCGTCACGCGCTACCACGTCTCCCTGGACGTCGCCGACAAGCCGGGCGTGCTCGCCCGGGTCGCCGACATGTTCGCCAAGCAGGACGTGTCCATCCAGACCGTCCGCCAGGAGGGGCACGGCGACGACGCCCAGCTCGTCCTGGTCACCCACCGGGCCAGTGACGCGGCGCTGTCGGCCACCATCGAGGGCCTGCGCGAGATGGACATCGTCCGTGACGTGGTGAGCGTCATGCGGGTCGAGGGCGAGGAGGCCTCGTAGGCCCGCTCGCCGGTTGCGGGCACCCTCGGCGGACGGAGGGTGCCCCGCTCCCGTGCCGACGCCGTACGGCGTCGCCTTCCTGACCCTTTGGTAACGACTGCATCGACAAGCCTTATGGGCTTATATGGTGCTTTTCTGCTCTTCTGATCCGCTGCCCGAAGGGACGTCCCCGTGAAGATCGCTCGTTGGGCCGCGGTGCTGCCGGCGGCGCTGGTCGTGCCGGCGTTCCTGCAACCGGTCTCCCTCGCCGAGAGCGCCAGGCCCCCGAAGGCCAGGACGGTCGTCTCGCTCACCTTCGACGACGGGGACGTGACCCACCTGGCCACGGCCCGCATGCTGGAGAAGCGGGGCGTGCGCGGGACCTTCTACGTCAACACCGACACCATCGGGCGCGACCTCAAGCTGAACCGCGAGCAGCTCGCCGCGATCGCCAAGGGCGGGCACGAGATCGGCGGCCACACGCTGACCCATGTCCGTCTCACCGAGCTGACCCGCAGCCAGCAGCGCGAGCAGATCTGCGACGACCGCAGGACACTGGTGGCGTGGGGGTACCGGCCCGCCACTCTCGCCTACCCGTTCGGGTCGGTCGACGCCGACGCCGAGGCGGTGGCCCGGCAGTGTGGCTACGACGCGGCTCGCGGGGTCGGCGGGCTCAAGGAGTGGGGATGCCCCACCTGTCCGGGTGCCGAGAAGCCGCGCCCGGCGGATCGCTACGACATCCGCACGCCGGGCTCGGTCCGCGAGGACACGCTGCTGCGGCAGATGAGGCAGCAGGTCCTCAACGCGGAGAAGACCGGCGGGCTCGTCACCATGGTGTTCCACCGGGTCTGCGACGGCTGCGGCGTCTACTCGGTGTCTCCCCGGACCCTGGACGGCTTCCTCGGCTGGCTGGTGAGCCGCAAGGCCCACGGCACGGTCGTCAAGACCCTCCAGGACGCGGTCGGCGCCCGCTACCGGCCCGTGCCCGGGCAGTAGGCGCCCGGCCGTCGCCCCCAAGGGCAGGCGGGGAGCCTCAGACGAGCCTGCGGAGACGGCCGACGGTGCGGTTGAGGAGCGAGCGTTTCCGCGCCTGGCGCAGGGCGACGGCCTCCAGGCGGCGCTGCTCGGCCTTCTCCTTCCACCGGACGGTGTCGCGACGGCCCTTGGCCGCCGAGGCGCGCATCTCCTTGAGCTCGGCCTTCAACGCCGCGACCTGCCGCTTGGCCCGCTCGGCCTCCCGCTTGGCCCGTTCGGCCTCCGCGCGCCAGCGCACGGCCTCACGGTTACGGTCGGAGGCCCAGTACGGGTAGGCCTGCGCCGCCGGCCGGAACCGCCACGACTCGGCGTCCAGCCAGGTCGCGCCGTGCAGATCGGCGATCACGTCGTCCAGGGACTCGCCGTCGCGGGCGACGCGCAGCGCCCGGGCGGCGGAGGCGGTCCGCTCCAGGCGGGCGGCCACGACACCCGACTCGTTCTCCTCCAGCGCCACGAGCAGCAGGCCCTCGTCGTCCTTCTCCGCCTGCTGGACCAGCAGGGCCAGCGACTCGGCGCCGGGCACCCATCCGGCGGGGCAGGTGAGACGGAACGGCGCGGGGATCGAGGTCGCCGGGGCCCGCTCCACGTAGGAGACGCGGCCGTCGTGGGCGTACTGCCCGCGGACCAGCCGCAGGTCGAGGAGCGGATCGTCCAGCGGTGCCCGGCGCTCGGCGGTCAGCGACGCCCACGGGCCGGTCAGGGTGACGTGCACGTCGGGCAGGGTGCTCGCCAGCGCCCCGTCCACGCTCGCCCGGACGTCCTCGAAGGAGGCGTCGCGGGCGTCCACCACGACGTCGACATAGGGGACCAGCCACTGGCGGCCCCCGTCGGTGCGCAGCCGGCGCCGGTAGGGCACGCGGTCGGCGATGAACGGCCCGTTGTACCGCCGGACCTCTTCCGGCCTCCGCATCGCCGTCGTCGTGCCCAGATGCCAGCTGAGCGCCTCGGCGTCCGGGACGAACACCGCGCCCGTCTGGGTGAGCCGGTAGCCCAGCTCGGTGTCCTCGCCGAGCACCAGGGAGGTGTCCATCCCTCCCGCGGCCTTCAGCAGGGCCGCGGGCAGCGAGACCGTCGCGCCCACGTGGACGCGGTGCAGCAGTGAGCTGGGCGCGTCCCGGAAGCCGCGGTGGGTGGTGACGAGCTCGTCGATCCAGTGGTGCCCGTGGTCGGGGTCGAGCTCGAAGAGGGAGTCGGCCCTGTCCTTGGCGACGGCGATCTGGACCTCGGCCGGGGTGGGCGGTGTGCCCGCCATGGCGGTGAAGCGCAGCGTTCCCAGCACCACCAGGTAGTCGGCCAGGTGATGCCAGCGCATGTGCGCCTCCACGTGGTCCGCGTAGCAGACGATGTCGGCGTCCAACCGGTGGATCACCTCGCCGTCGGCGGCCGCCGTACCGGCCTCCAGGGCGTGGGCGATGCCCCAGCGGCCGGGGTCGCGGCCGACGATCCGGGTCCGTTCCGGGGCGATCTCGGGGAGCCGCAGCGGGGGAGTGCTGCCATCGTCCACAACGATCACTTCGAGGAGGTGCGCGGGGTAGGTCTGGGCGGCGAGGGCGGCCAGCGTGAGGTCGAGTCTCTCCTGCCGCCCCCTGGCGGGGATCACCACGCTCACCGACAGGTGGGGCTCCCACGCCCCCAGGGCGGGCGGGCCGAGGACCCCGTAGTCGTTGCCCGGGATCCGCGGCGCGCTCACACCTCCTCCGCGGGGAGTTCCATGAGCGCGCTGGGCCGGAAGCCCCGCCACTGGCGCTTGTTGCGCCGCAGGAACGTGCCGATCGGCTCGCGCCAGGTGTGGTTGGCGGCGTTGCCGCGCCGCAGGATGTAGCCCAGACCCTGGGTGCGGTAGATCTGCCCGCCCGCGGCCTGTACGGCGTGCTGGAACTGGGCGTCGATCGTGCCCGGCAGCGGGCGGAAGCCGCCCACGGCCTCGAAGGCGGAGCGTGCGGCGAAGATGGTCCCTCCGGCGATGAAGTTGGTGATCTGCTCGGTGACCTGCTCGCGGTGGACGGTCACCCCGATCGACGCGAGGTAGACGAACTCGGGCACCATGCCCACGACCTCGGCCCCCGAGTAGGAGTGGGCCAGGAGCAGGTCGGAGATGAAGTCGGGCCCGTACCAGTCGTCGTCGTCCATTTTCAGCAGGAACGATCCCGACGCCCTGGTCGCGGCCTCGTTCAGCACGGCTCCGAACACGGTCTCCCGGGCCGCCTCGAACACGGTGATCGGCCCCTGGTAGGAGGCCACCGCCTCCGTCACGTCGGGATGCCCGACGGGGAGTCCGTGCAGGGCGAGGATCACCTCGAACTCGGCTCCGCGCTGCCTGGCCAGCTGTTCCAGCGCGAAGCGCACCATCTCCGGGCGGCGGGTGGCCAGCAGCACCGAGGTCGTCGGCACCGGCGTGGCGGGGGCGCCCAGCTGCTCCCAGCGGGCACGGACACCATGGGTGCGCAGCGCCTCGCGGCGGAGCCGGATGCTGTGCTCCTCCCGTTCCAGGTCGTCCTTGAGCTCGGGCCCGTCGACCGAGGTGATCAGCCTGGTCAGCTCGGGGCCGAGGGCCCCCGCCCAGCGGGGCACGGCGGCGGAGAACAGCGGTACCCCCGCCGCGGCCAGCCCGGTGACGACCCGCAGCGCGGCCACGGGGCCGCTGTGGCTGCGCCGCCAGTCCACGTTCACCCCTCTGACCTGCCTGATCCGGTTCACGTCCACATCGGTGACGCAGCCGGAGGAGCCGAAGACGGTGAGCGTCCGGCCCTCACAGACGACCGCCCAGCGGCCGGACTCCACGGACAGTTCGGCCATGCCGAGCGAGGGCACCGTGAGGAAGTTCATCGGGTTGACCGAACGGTCGTCCACCGGAGGGATGGTCCGGGGCTCCGACAGGTCCCCCAGGTCGTCTCTCAGGATCTCGGCCCCGCCGGGACGGCCGATCCGCTCCCAGCTCATCAGCTCGGCGACCGGACGATCCATCGGGATCTCGCCGCCGGACCAGGCAGGCGGGTCCTGGCCGACGGTACGCACGACCAGGTCGCCGCCGCGGGCGCCGAACCGGTCGGGGACGGGGCCCGTCACCCCGGCCGGTGCCGCGTTGGGGTCGCCGGGACGCCAGTGCGCCGCTCCGGGGCCCGCCAGGCCGGCCACCGGTGCCGCGACGGCGTCCATCCGGTGCCCGGCGAACGCCCTGACCGTCGCGGCGAGCGTACGGCCGGCCGGCGTGGGCTTGGAGAATCCCGCCTCCACCACCCACGCGGGCCGCTCCGGCTGGTGCACGCGCAGTTCGGTCAGCGACCGCCAGCGGTGGGCGGGCGTGGGCGACAGCACCGGCGCGGTGTACCAGTGAGGCGTCTCCTCCACGGCCACGACGACCCGCGTGGCCATGGGCAGGGTGGACTGCAGGGTCGCGGCCCGGCGGAGATCGGTCGGCGTCCGGGCGAGCACCAGCACCTCGGCGGCACCCTCCTCGGCCCGCGGGGCACCCCCGAGGTCGCCGTC
Above is a genomic segment from Streptosporangium album containing:
- a CDS encoding glycosyltransferase; the encoded protein is MASEQLESTRLALREAVAEAERAAELARLLDAAQAKITEAERATAELRGVQERLSETEERLEAAQAAEERLRRDLAEQRYQAEVAKWKLSSVQVARWSRLGDAIKTGKSNPVRLARGLRGAARPAKRPAAPKRQPVPVKSTSRAVPGASFQATTSTRTVGGTSVKLKPFRVPTGPNTRPHLTVAVVAEPHAEALLRYEWRQTTGFTPRDFARVLSAEVPHLLLVESVTHGPWAEELREPGEGLTALLSWCAERGIRTVFWHTRGEVGDFAAAAGLFEHIVTALPRSVAAWGAALASREPDSGRRSPSLGLLPFAVQPRVHNPLPLAGDRFDRVLTLEELLPGHLSYPDVLTSYRWPRAVYCPPGTEVWRMAELAACGTPIAASPAGPAPDAGTVPPGVQDGADARRAHAALRRAYASGTMTEKVDDLLDAVGLPSARATLTVSVIMIDRGDLDHTLAQVAPQKGVVQLVLLSDAHDAAGRARAAMPDRVDVVVRPTDPGLTTGGMLNRALDLCQGDLVAVMDARDMYGEHYLTDLARAFLFTTADIVGKAAFYAHLRDVAATVLRQPDAEYSYLPEITGATLLARRAVLRGIGFADVSEGWDEVLMRQCRTDGIKVFSADRFGYVCLRDRDRWLLGSAQLVDYGPAAPHALA
- a CDS encoding DALR anticodon-binding domain-containing protein, which encodes MTPGQLGEVLGLPPIPQGTWAEEAVYVSPAALRRRRAPGELAARLRELPGIAGVRVRDDGFLEIVVAVPGELVAEIGPVASPSRGVSPWADSPRTWSNPGFVVRYAHVRAVAVQRWAAELGVGGEFRPELLTGHLDRAVLRSLAEVHGRRVSRDPGWAAYAGQLALAYHDAFERAPALPVGDEEPSALHLARVRLAGAVRDVLAEGLAALGEAAPDVL
- the lysA gene encoding diaminopimelate decarboxylase, giving the protein MSRFAHPAGDRHAEVRPEERPPHAPADLNTLDPTIWPRTSGRAGGSITVGGADVRDLVEEHGTPLYVVDEEDFRSRCRDYRDAFAGGEVHYAGKAFLCREVARWIMQEGLGLDVCSAGELAVALSVGFPPERITMHGNNKSLAELERAIEVGVGHIVADSFEEIARLGFLAAKHGKRPRIMIRVTVGVEAHTHEFIATAHDDQKFGFSLSAGAAAEAARRILALPQLELVGLHSHIGSQITDTAGFEVAARRLATLLVQIKEEHGVVLPELDLGGGYGIPYVEGDTAPDVKEIADGLREIVAKVAEAAGLPVPKLTVEPGRAIAGLAGVTLYEIGTIKDVEGLRTYVGVDGGMSDNIRTALYGAEYTARLASRESSAEPMLSRLVGKHCESGDMVVRDLWLPRDLATGDLIAVAGTGAYCRSLANNYNYLPKPAVVAVKDGVSRVIVRRETEDDLLRGQL
- a CDS encoding homoserine dehydrogenase, with product MALKVALLGCGVVGSQVIRLMREQADDLAARVGAPLELAGVAVRRLGRKRDTDVDPALLTTDAEALVTRDDVDIVVEVIGGIEPARSLILAAMNSGKSVVTANKALLAEDGATVHGAARSNNADLYFEAAVAGAIPLIRPLRESLAGDDVHRVLGIVNGTTNYILDKMDGSGASFSDALEEAQALGYAEADPTADVEGFDAAAKAAILAGIAFHSRVTAADVHREGITEITATDVASAKAMGYVIKLLAICARSDDGRSFGVRVHPAMIPRTHPLAGVREAYNAVFVEARSAGQLMFYGAGAGGAPTASAVLGDIVAVARNLLAGTRGPEESTYADLAVHPMGETVTRYHVSLDVADKPGVLARVADMFAKQDVSIQTVRQEGHGDDAQLVLVTHRASDAALSATIEGLREMDIVRDVVSVMRVEGEEAS
- a CDS encoding polysaccharide deacetylase family protein — protein: MKIARWAAVLPAALVVPAFLQPVSLAESARPPKARTVVSLTFDDGDVTHLATARMLEKRGVRGTFYVNTDTIGRDLKLNREQLAAIAKGGHEIGGHTLTHVRLTELTRSQQREQICDDRRTLVAWGYRPATLAYPFGSVDADAEAVARQCGYDAARGVGGLKEWGCPTCPGAEKPRPADRYDIRTPGSVREDTLLRQMRQQVLNAEKTGGLVTMVFHRVCDGCGVYSVSPRTLDGFLGWLVSRKAHGTVVKTLQDAVGARYRPVPGQ
- a CDS encoding glycosyltransferase — translated: MSAPRIPGNDYGVLGPPALGAWEPHLSVSVVIPARGRQERLDLTLAALAAQTYPAHLLEVIVVDDGSTPPLRLPEIAPERTRIVGRDPGRWGIAHALEAGTAAADGEVIHRLDADIVCYADHVEAHMRWHHLADYLVVLGTLRFTAMAGTPPTPAEVQIAVAKDRADSLFELDPDHGHHWIDELVTTHRGFRDAPSSLLHRVHVGATVSLPAALLKAAGGMDTSLVLGEDTELGYRLTQTGAVFVPDAEALSWHLGTTTAMRRPEEVRRYNGPFIADRVPYRRRLRTDGGRQWLVPYVDVVVDARDASFEDVRASVDGALASTLPDVHVTLTGPWASLTAERRAPLDDPLLDLRLVRGQYAHDGRVSYVERAPATSIPAPFRLTCPAGWVPGAESLALLVQQAEKDDEGLLLVALEENESGVVAARLERTASAARALRVARDGESLDDVIADLHGATWLDAESWRFRPAAQAYPYWASDRNREAVRWRAEAERAKREAERAKRQVAALKAELKEMRASAAKGRRDTVRWKEKAEQRRLEAVALRQARKRSLLNRTVGRLRRLV
- a CDS encoding glycosyltransferase — encoded protein: MSLLLNLVRAAGERNGKRRVLVYYAGFETFDGLEPYGAIDLDGDLGGAPRAEEGAAEVLVLARTPTDLRRAATLQSTLPMATRVVVAVEETPHWYTAPVLSPTPAHRWRSLTELRVHQPERPAWVVEAGFSKPTPAGRTLAATVRAFAGHRMDAVAAPVAGLAGPGAAHWRPGDPNAAPAGVTGPVPDRFGARGGDLVVRTVGQDPPAWSGGEIPMDRPVAELMSWERIGRPGGAEILRDDLGDLSEPRTIPPVDDRSVNPMNFLTVPSLGMAELSVESGRWAVVCEGRTLTVFGSSGCVTDVDVNRIRQVRGVNVDWRRSHSGPVAALRVVTGLAAAGVPLFSAAVPRWAGALGPELTRLITSVDGPELKDDLEREEHSIRLRREALRTHGVRARWEQLGAPATPVPTTSVLLATRRPEMVRFALEQLARQRGAEFEVILALHGLPVGHPDVTEAVASYQGPITVFEAARETVFGAVLNEAATRASGSFLLKMDDDDWYGPDFISDLLLAHSYSGAEVVGMVPEFVYLASIGVTVHREQVTEQITNFIAGGTIFAARSAFEAVGGFRPLPGTIDAQFQHAVQAAGGQIYRTQGLGYILRRGNAANHTWREPIGTFLRRNKRQWRGFRPSALMELPAEEV